In the Helianthus annuus cultivar XRQ/B chromosome 11, HanXRQr2.0-SUNRISE, whole genome shotgun sequence genome, one interval contains:
- the LOC110889761 gene encoding serine/threonine-protein kinase WAG1, giving the protein MEDDYSPTLIHHDSDIDLSFTSSTSITTTTTTSARSSLTSLSFTDSTRISSVSTTTSSTEIPNLHRRPHRSSDTNWSAIRTATNLSSDGALHLHHLKLIRHVGSGNLGRVFLCRVRDNDHATFALKVVDNNLLTCKKLLQVQTEARILSVLDHPFVPTLYAHLEASHYTCFLIDYCSNGDLHSVLRKQPNYRFPINAVRFYVSEVLVALEYLHSIGIVYRDLKPENILIRNDGHIMLSDFDLCFNADVIPVLDRRSDDVRSKGQRNCFGFSKGEEETLPEFVAEPTTAFSKSCVGTHEYLAPELISGDGHGNGVDWWAFGVLVYELLYGTTPFRGGSKECTLRNIATKTVRFDEVDVKGMAQAKDLIEKLLVKDPRERLGCARGAAEIKRHPFFDGVKWPLIRMYRPPEVRGVTVKKGGKAHVSHVGVQKKRRSLWKGVRCIVLKDKGAKC; this is encoded by the coding sequence ATGGAAGACGATTACTCCCCCACACTCATTCATCACGATTCCGATATCGATCTCAGCTTCACCAGCTcaacctccatcaccaccaccaccaccaccagtgctCGCTCCAGTCTTACTAGCCTCAGCTTCACCGACTCAACTCGCATCTCCTCCGTCTCCACCACCACTTCCTCCACCGAAATCCCCAACCTCCACCGCCGCCCTCACCGGAGCTCCGACACCAACTGGTCCGCCATACGCACCGCCACAAACCTCTCCTCCGACGGTGCACTCCACCTCCACCACCTCAAACTCATCCGCCACGTCGGATCTGGCAACCTTGGGAGAGTATTCTTATGCCGTGTACGTGACAACGATCACGCAACTTTTGCTTTAAAAGTTGTTGATAACAACCTGCTGACGTGTAAAAAGTTGTTACAAGTGCAAACAGAGGCTCGGATCCTCTCCGTGCTAGACCACCCGTTCGTTCCTACACTCTACGCGCATCTAGAAGCTTCTCACTACACTTGCTTCTTAATCGATTACTGTTCAAACGGAGACCTACATTCCGTGCTCCGCAAGCAACCTAACTACCGGTTTCCGATCAACGCCGTTAGGTTTTACGTTTCAGAAGTTCTCGTAGCGTTAGAGTATCTCCACTCGATCGGAATTGTTTACCGTGatttgaagccggaaaacatacTTATCCGTAACGACGGTCATATTATGCTGTCGGATTTTGATCTATGCTTCAACGCTGACGTCATTCCGGTCCTTGATCGCCGGAGTGATGACGTCAGAAGTAAAGGTCAGCGGAATTGTTTCGGATTTTCAAAAGGTGAAGAGGAAACGTTGCCGGAGTTTGTGGCGGAGCCGACGACGGCGTTTTCGAAGTCGTGTGTAGGTACACATGAATATCTAGCGCCGGAGTTGATCTCCGGTGACGGTCATGGAAACGGGGTGGACTGGTGGGCGTTTGGAGTGTTGGTTTATGAGTTGTTGTACGGAACGACGCCGTTTAGGGGAGGGAGTAAGGAGTGTACACTGCGTAATATAGCAACAAAGACGGTTAGGTTTGATGAGGTGGATGTTAAGGGAATGGCGCAGGCTAAGGATTTGATAGAGAAATTGTTGGTGAAAGATCCGCGGGAGAGGCTAGGATGCGCCAGGGGTGCGGCGGAGATTAAACGGCACCCGTTTTTTGATGGTGTTAAGTGGCCGTTGATCCGGATGTACCGGCCGCCGGAAGTGAGGGGGGTGACGGTTAAGAAGGGCGGCAAGGCGCATGTTAGTCACGTGGGTGTACAGAAGAAAAGGCGGTCGTTATGGAAGGGGGTTAGGTGTATAGTGTTGAAAGATAAGGGGGCTAAATGTTAA
- the LOC110889760 gene encoding ubiquitin carboxyl-terminal hydrolase 25 translates to MELQLQMNWQTALLLKKRKNAPPLGFRNLGNTCYLNAVLQCLTYTPPLANFCLRRQHSASCDSLPQQDKKNNCPFCLLETRIARSLSVDLLLDTPGKFIGGLKIFAEHFRVGRQEDAHEFLRYVIDACHTTSIRLKKLQQQKRKLVSNGGGDSVSGSTVVKEIFGGALQSQVKCLACGNESNKVDEIMDISIDVVNSSSIKEAFQKFFQPEILDGNNKYKCESCKMLVAARKQMSILQAPNILVIQLKRFEGIYGRKIDKEIAFEEVLVLSSFMCKTSQDPHPEYKLFATIVHSGCSPDSGHYYAYIKDAFGRWYCCNDSYVSVSSLEEVFSEKVYILFFSRNKQKPILPNKTLSTNGTKTHDCNGNDTSKIPKSGQQKSTDSQQPKVDPATSSSKVGKYLYVPQKKPVSFGISGPKKALSAIHNKENNDNNGDAEASNAKKTIDKKIPLLEDKYGFSQNKQVANGNVAIRRNGDEVVTNGCKNSFTRNGTETGQFYNGIGKSPSDESDSRMKHEEQKSTVLLAEDHSSLAKREELTETLVKEASSFLRKCGYSDEVATFMRAKKLSIRDECGNALQRNELKRKMIADAKVALIPQIPDSLKTELIKRIRSHIAQ, encoded by the exons ATGGAGTTGCAATTGCAGATGAATTGGCAGACCGCTTTGTTATTGAAGAAACGGAAGAACGCTCCTCCGTTAGGGTTCAGGAATCTCGGTAATACGTGCTATCTTAACGCTGTTCTTCAGTGCTTAACCTACACTCCTCCGCTTGCTAATTTCTGTCTCCGTCGTCAACACTCCGCATCCT GTGACTCACTACCACAGCAAGACAAGAAGAATAATTGTCCGTTTTGTCTACTAGAGACAAGAATCGCTCGTTCTCTTAGCGTCGACTTACTTCTAGATACACCTGGCAAGTTCATTGGCGGCTTGAAAATTTTTGCAGAGCATTTTCGTGTGGGTAGACAAGAGGATGCACACGAGTTTCTTCGGTACGTCATTGACGCCTGTCACACCACATCTATTCGGTTGAAGAAGTTGCAGCAGCAAAAACGCAAGTTAGTTAGTAATGGTGGAGGTGATAGCGTCAGTGGCAGTACTGTAGTTAAGGAGATATTTGGAGGAGCTTTACAAAGCCAGGTGAAGTGTCTTGCTTGTGGCAATGAATCCAATAAGGTTGATGAGATCATGGATATCAGTATTGATGTAGTGAATAGTAGTTCTATTAAAGAAGCTTTTCAGAAGTTTTTTCAACCCGAGATACTAGATGGGAATAACAAATACAAGTGTGAAAG CTGTAAGATGTTGGTAGCAGCAAGAAAGCAAATGTCTATCCTTCAGGCACCTAACATTCTTGTAATTCAATTAAAG AGGTTTGAGGGAATATATGGTCGGAAGATAGACAAAGAAATCGCTTTTGAGGAAGTGCTGGTTCTTTCAAGCTTCATGTGCAAAACAAGTCAG GATCCTCATCCAGAGTATAAGCTTTTTGCTACTATTGTACATTCTGGCTGCTCACCTGATTCAGGACACTATTATGCTTACATTAAG GATGCGTTTGGCCGTTGGTATTGCTGCAACGATTCTTATGTTTCAGTTTCAAGCTTAGAAGAAGTTTTCTCTGAAAAAGTCTATATCCTTTTCTTCTCTCGTAACAAACAGAAGCCCATTCTACCTAACAAAACTTTATCTACTAACGGAACAAAAACACATGATTGCAATGGAAACGATACCTCAAAAATTCCTAAGTctggtcaacaaaagtcaacagaCTCACAACAACCTAAGGTTGATCCTGCAACATCATCATCTAAAGTTGGTAAATATCTTTACGTTCCTCAAAAGAAGCCAGTCAGCTTTGGAATTTCCGGTCCCAAAAAAGCTCTTTCAGCTATTCATAATAAAGAAAACAATGATAATAACGGTGATGCAGAAGCCTCAAACGCTAAGAAGACGATTGATAAAAAGATTCCACTGTTAGAGGACAAATACGGATTCAGCCAAAACAAACAGGTTGCGAATGGAAATGTGGCGATTCGTAGGAATGGAGATGAAGTAGTTACAAATGGGTGTAAGAACAGTTTTACAAGAAATGGAACCGAAACGGGTCAATTTTATAATGGTATAGGTAAAAGCCCCTCTGATGAATCAGACTCTCGGATGAAACATGAAGAGCAGAAATCGACTGTTTTGCTAGCTGAAGATCATTCGTCACTAGCAAAGCGTGAAGAACTTACGGAAAC TCTTGTGAAAGAAGCTTCTTCTTTCCTGCGAAAATGTGGCTATTCAGACGAGGTTGCAACTTTCATGCGGGCCAAGAAGCTGAGCATACGAGATGAATGTGGTAATGCATTACAGAGGAATGAACTTAA GAGGAAAATGATAGCTGATGCCAAGGTTGCGCTTATTCCTCAAATTCCAGATTCGTTGAAAACTGAACTCATCAAACGCATCAGATCTCATATCGCTCAATGA